CCCAGGTCCAGCAACCCGGTGCCGGATGCCTGCGACATCGACATCGGCGCGTCGGTGAGCAGCCGTCCCAGCGCGTACTCCACCAGTCCGGTGAAACGCCTGACCCGGGTGCCGGCCTGCTCGCGCAGCCACGGCAGCCGCACCGACCAGTAGCAGCGGTGCCACCAGGTGCCGGTGCGCTGGTGGTAGTCGACCGCGTCGACCGGCCCGTGCAGCGCCGGCGACGGCTCGGGGCGGGTGTCGAGCCAGGTGAGCACCGGGCCGAGTGGTTCGTCGTCGACGCCCAGCGGCAGCACCGAGTGCCACTGGGCGCTGACCGCGATCAGGTCCACCTCGCGCAGGTGACCGTGCTGGTGCAGCTCGTCGAGGCACTCGATGAGGCAGGCCAGGTACTGCCGAGGGTCCAGGGTGCCGGCGCCGTCACCGTCGACGGTGAGCACGGTCTTACGCCGCGCCAACGCCCCCGGCAGGGGACGGATGTCGGCGTCCATCACGAGCCCCCGCACCGAGGAGGTTCCCAGGTCCAGCGCGAGAATGTTCATCGCGGTCAACGTACCCGTTGCCGTCGGCGCCGCGCGTCACCGCCCACGCCAGTCCGCCGAACGGCTTCCCCCCGATCCGCGCCCCGCGTAGGGTGTGCCCATGCCTACGCGCCTGTCCTGCTGGTGGCCCGCCGACCCGGCGGCCTCCCTGCACGCGTAGTCACCCACGCGGCCGCCCGACGAGGCGGCCGCCGGTCATGGTTTCCGGCCCGTGGGCCGCCGCAACGGCGGCTCCCGGACCCAGGAGAGACCGATGAACCCACTGACCGACCTGCTCGCCGCGCTCGCCGACGGCACCGACCCGGGCCCGTTCGCCCTGGTACGCCGCGCCGACGCCCCCCACCTCGACCTGTTCACCGGCACGGTGGACACCGCCGCGCGACTGGCCGACCTGCCGCTGCCCACCGACGTGCCCGGCCCGGCCACGCTGGCGCTGGTGCCGTTCCGACAGATCACCGAGCGTGGTTTCGCCTGCGTGGACGACGGCGTGCCGTTGGAGTTCCTGCGGATCGGGCAGCACGTACGGGTACCGCTGGCCGACGCCCTCGACGCGTTACCCGAGGGCCCGGTCCGCACCACCGGCGCCGCCTTCGACGTCCCCGACGACGCCTACGCCGCCGTCGTCGCCCGGGTGCTGGCCGAGGAGATCGGACGCGGCGAGGGCGCCAACTTCGTCATCCACCGCACGCTGCACGCCCAGGTGCAGGGCGCGCCGGTGACCGCCGCGCTGGCCGCCCTCCGGTCGCTGCTGCACCGCGAACGCGGCGCGTACTGGACGTTCGTGGTGCACACCGGCACCCGCACGCTGGTCGGCGCCAGCCCGGAACGACACGTCAGCGTCGACGACGGACTCGTCATGATGAACCCGATCAGCGGCACCTTCCGACACACCGGCGCCACCGCCGACCGGGCCGCCCTGCTGCGCTTCCTCGCCGACACCAAGGAGACCGAGGAGCTGTACATGGTCCTCGACGAGGAACTGAAGATGATGGCCACGGTGGCCGAACACGGCGGTCAGGTGGTCGGGCCGTACCTCAAGGAGATGTCGCACCTGGCACACACCGAGTACCTGCTGGCCGGACACGGCAGCCGGGACGTCCGCGAGGTGCTGCGGGAGACGATGTTCGCCCCCACGGTGACCGGCAGCCCGATGGAGAACGCCTGCCGGGTGATCGCCCGCCACGAACGCACCGGCCGCCGCTACTACGCCGGAGTCCTGGCGCTGCTCGGTCACGACGACAACGGCCGGCAGACCCTCGACGCCCCGATCCTGATCCGCACCGCCGAACTCTCCCCCACCGGTGAGCTGCGGGTCCCGGTCGGGGCGACCCTGGTCCGGCACTCCACGCCCACCGCCGAGGTCGCCGAGACCCACGCCAAGGCCGCCGGGGTGTTCGCCGCCCTCGGCCTGGGACCGCAGGCACCGCAGGCCGGACCGCAGCCACCCCGCCGCCTGGCCGA
Above is a window of Verrucosispora sp. NA02020 DNA encoding:
- a CDS encoding anthranilate synthase family protein — encoded protein: MNPLTDLLAALADGTDPGPFALVRRADAPHLDLFTGTVDTAARLADLPLPTDVPGPATLALVPFRQITERGFACVDDGVPLEFLRIGQHVRVPLADALDALPEGPVRTTGAAFDVPDDAYAAVVARVLAEEIGRGEGANFVIHRTLHAQVQGAPVTAALAALRSLLHRERGAYWTFVVHTGTRTLVGASPERHVSVDDGLVMMNPISGTFRHTGATADRAALLRFLADTKETEELYMVLDEELKMMATVAEHGGQVVGPYLKEMSHLAHTEYLLAGHGSRDVREVLRETMFAPTVTGSPMENACRVIARHERTGRRYYAGVLALLGHDDNGRQTLDAPILIRTAELSPTGELRVPVGATLVRHSTPTAEVAETHAKAAGVFAALGLGPQAPQAGPQPPRRLADDPEVRAALAARNAPLARFWLDQRPTGALARPALAGRRALVVDGEDTFTGMLAHQLGALGLTVTVRPWHATGPVRADDLVVVGPGPGDPTGDTAKMHRLRDLLTELLDAGHPTLAVCLGHQLLAGLLGLPVSRRDAPYQGLQRTVVLSGTPRRVGFYATFTAHADTDRLDSRHGPVEVTRDEVDGAVHALRGRGFAGVQFHPESVLSPDGVAVLAELLAQLLPAPAGELSTTGQA